The following coding sequences lie in one Fusarium poae strain DAOMC 252244 chromosome 1, whole genome shotgun sequence genomic window:
- the MCM3 gene encoding MCM DNA helicase complex subunit (BUSCO:7743at5125), whose product MDSFMLQDEGVRDRIRQAEEFLDPNDPQVRSYRSDIILMLQKNQRRLTVNLDHVRNHNQDLAQGLLQQPFDFTLAFDQALKNIVQTIPQARPDQTAKDTIYYCAWAGSFGLNSCNPRTLSSHLLNYMVSIEGIVTRCSLIRPKVVKSVHYNETKDMFHFREYQDQTMTNGVTTSSVYPREDDDGNPLVTEYGFCTYRDHQTISIQEMPERAPAGQLPRGVDAILDDDLVDSVKPGDRVQLVGIYRTLGNRNTNHNSALFKTMILTNNVVLLSSKSGGGVATATITDTDIRNINKVSKKKNLLELLSQSLAPSIYGHDYVKKAILLMLLGGIEKNLENGTHLRGDINILMVGDPSTAKSQLLRFVLNTAPLAIATTGRGSSGVGLTAAVTSDKETGERRLEAGAMVMADRGVVCIDEFDKMSDVDRVAIHEVMEQQTVTIAKAGIHTSLNARCSVVAAANPVFGQYDPHKDPHKNIALPDSLLSRFDLLFVVTDDIEDTRDRHVSEHVLRMHRYRQPGTEEGAPVREQGTQSLGVPTSNQNETQGPTEVYQKFDAMLHSGVTITSGRGANKKPEILSIPFMKKYIQYAKTRIKPVLTQEAADRINDIYVGLRNDEMEGNQRRTSPLTVRTLETIIRLATAHAKSRLSSRVEERDAIAAEGILRFALFKEVVEESRKKRRKTQTVDFASSSDESSSDDEDGDEANGTQASKSASRTTRNSNRLQTRGTSDSNEPEAPENESQATPRRSGRRAQESSQTSFASSMPSSQLPSESQLESQEGDDLADETAALAIDDTPISTQRLTTFRTTLGQLLNTDLFEDDTADVDAVIEAVNSKVGRRNVFDKVEATKALQKMNEANQIMLTNDDQHVIKI is encoded by the exons ATGGATTCTTTTATGCTTCAGGACGAAGGCGTGCGTGATCGCATTCGCCAAGCGGAAGAGTTTCTCGATCCTA ATGACCCCCAAGTCCGGAGTTATCGATCAGACATCATTCTCATGCTCCAAAAGAACCAGCGCCGCCTGACAGTCAATCTCGATCATGTACGCAATCATAACCAAGACCTCGCACAAGGTCTGCTACAGCAACCCTTCGACTTCACCCTGGCATTTGATCAAGCCTTGAAGAATATCGTCCAGACCATCCCGCAAGCACGACCAGACCAGACTGCAAAGGACACCATCTACTACTGTGCATGGGCAGGCAGCTTTGGCTTGAATTCTTGTAATCCGCGTACCCTGTCGTCccatcttctcaactacATGGTATCCATCGAGGGAATCGTAACACGTTGCTCCCTGATCCGACCCAAGGTTGTGAAGAGTGTGCACTACAACGAAACGAAAGACATGTTCCATTTCCGCGAATATCAAGATCAGACAATGACAAACGGAGTCACCACCTCGAGTGTGTATCCTCGCGAGGACGACGACGGCAACCCCCTTGTTACAGAGTACGGCTTTTGTACGTACCGCGATCATCAGACAATCTCCATCCAGGAAATGCCGGAGCGCGCCCCTGCAGGCCAGCTTCCTCGTGGAGTGGACGCTATTCTTGATGACGATCTTGTGGACAGCGTGAAACCTGGTGATCGAGTTCAACTAGTAGGCATTTACCGGACCCTTGGTAACCGAAACACAAATCACAACAGTGCTTTGTTCAAGACAATGATTCTAACCAACAACGTTGTTTTGTTGTCATCAAAGTCTGGTGGCGGTGTTGCGACTGCTACTATCACAGATACcgacattcgcaacatcaaCAAGGTTTCCAAGAAAAAGAATCTGCTCGAGTTGCTGTCACAGTCTCTTGCCCCTAGTATTTATGGCCATGACTATGTCAAGAAAGCCATCCTACTCATGCTTCTAGGAGGTATCGAGAAAAACCTCGAGAACGGAACACATTTGCGTGGAGATATCAACATCTTAATGGTTGGTGATCCGTCTACCGCCAAATCTCAGCTATTGCGTTTCGTTTTAAACACAGCACCACTGGCCATTGCAACAACGGGTCGTGGTTCTTCAGGTGTTGGTCTGACTGCGGCTGTGACTTCAGACAAAGAGACGGGTGAACGCCGTCTTGAAGCTGGTGCAATGGTTATGGCCGATCGTGGTGTTGTTTGTATCGATGAATTCGACAAAATGTCCGACGTGGACAGAGTTGCGATTCACGAAGTCATGGAACAGCAGACTGTCACCATCGCAAAGGCAGGAATCCACACATCCCTAAACGCTCGCTGCAGTGTAGTCGCTGCTGCAAATCCCGTTTTTGGTCAATATGACCCTCACAAGGACCCTCACAAAAATATCGCGCTCCCAGACTCTCTGCTCTCACGTTTTGATTTACTTTTCGTTGTCACAGATGATATTGAGGACACTCGCGATCGACACGTCTCGGAGCATGTACTTCGTATGCATCGATACCGTCAGCCAGGAACCGAAGAAGGTGCCCCTGTACGAGAGCAAGGAACACAGTCTTTGGGTGTACCAACTTCCAACCAGAATGAAACTCAAGGGCCAACCGAGGTGTACCAGAAATTCGATGCAATGCTTCATTCCGGTGTCACTATCACATCCGGTCGAGGTGCGAACAAGAAACCCGAAATTCTGAGCATCCCTTTCATGAAGAAGTACATACAATACGCCAAGACAAGAATCAAGCCTGTACTCACCCAGGAGGCCGCTGACCGCATCAATGACATCTATGTTGGTCTACGAAACGACGAGATGGAGGGTAACCAGCGAAGGACAAGTCCCTTGACGGTGCGTACTCTTGAGACCATCATTCGTCTTGCTACAGCGCATGCCAAGTCCCGTTTGTCGAGCAGAGTTGAGGAGCGCGATGCTATCGCTGCAGAGGGAATTCTGAGATTCGCTTTATTCAAAGAAGTCGTGGAAGAATCACGGAAGAAACGGAGAAAGACTCAAACGGTCGATTTTGCATCGTCTAGCGATGAGAGCTccagcgatgatgaggatggggATGAAGCCAATGGCACACAGGCGAGCAAGTCCGCTTCCAGGACGACTCGCAACAGCAATCGCCTTCAAACGAGAGGAACCAGTGACAGTAATGAACCCGAAGCGCCTGAAAACGAATCACAGGCCACACCACGTCGTTCAGGCAGGAGGGCGCAAGAGTCATCACAGACCTCGTTTGCCTCATCGATGCCTTCTTCGCAACTTCCATCAGAGAGCCAACTCGAGTCTCAAGAAGGTGACGATCTTGCCGACGAAACTGCGGCGCTCGCTATTGATGACACTCCTATCTCCACTCAACGTCTGACAACCTTCCGAACGACCCTTGGCCAACTTCTCAACACCGATCTCTTCGAAGACGACACAGCTGATGTAGATGCAGTCATCGAAGCCGTCAACAGCAAGGTTGGAAGACGCAATGTATTCGACAAGGTCGAGGCCACAAAGGCACTTCAGAAGATGAATGAAGCGAACCAAATCAT GCTCACGAATGATGATCAACATGTTATCAAGATCTAG
- a CDS encoding hypothetical protein (BUSCO:31359at5125) — translation MADLAERPAPELHAENEESDLPNEDNIVSDKTEDPIRGNDADASADAEQEPEPEEPEEPEEPEEPEEPEEPEEPEESKQGDAQEQAAPVVDENTADGEETQQNVPIDFVTMGMFIIDDIDFIPPTEPVKDILGGAGTYSALGARLFSPPPKSTSVGWIVDQGSDFPPSLSTLIDSWSTSALFRHDGLRLTTRGWNGYEGTAEKRAFKYLTPKKRLTAEDLTPTLLQSRSFHLICSPKRCRDLVAEIASLRKKVMPAESYTKPIFIWEPVPDLCTPDELLNCTNCLPLVDICSPNHAELAGFMGDSGLDPETGEISTVAVERACEQLLASMPLQSFTLVVRAGEKGCYIAKNGGRKRGRDQKTTKRRKKDYIRGGLQHDTDMEALFAGLLQDADGFVAREEIEVDPGIEKWVPAFHTEPSKVVDPTGGGNTFLGGLGVALARGEGIEEAVAWGAVAASFAIEQVGVPTLGRDAEDCETWNGHNVEARLREFRGRL, via the exons ATGGCCGATCTCGCCGAACGACCAGCGCCTGAGCTGCACGCCGAAAATGAGGAATCTGATCTACCGAATGAGGACAACATAGTTTCGGATAAAACCGAAGACCCTATTCGAGGCAATGACGCTGACGCTAGTGCTGATGCTGAGCaagagccagagccagaagagCCAGAAGAGCCGGAAGAGCCAGAAGAGCCAGAAGAGCCAGAAGAGCCAGAAGAGCCAGAAGAATCAAAACAAGGTGATGCTCAAGAACAGGCAGCCCCTGTTGTAGATGAAAATACTGCCGACGGGGAAGAAACCCAACAAAATGTCCCTATCGATTTCGTCACAATGGGCATGTTTATTATCG ACGACATCGACTTCATTCCTCCTACTGAGCCTGTCAAAGACATACTTGGCGGCGCTGGTACCTACTCGGCTCTAGGAGCTCGCCTTTTCTCTCCTCCACCCAAATCTACTTCTGTTGGCTGGATTGTCGATCAGGGCTCCGACTTTCCCCCTTCTCTCTCTACACTCATCGACAGTTGGTCCACTTCAGCCCTGTTTCGCCATGATGGCCTGCGATTGACTACGCGAGGCTGGAACGGCTACGAAGGTACTGCCGAGAAGCGCGCCTTCAAGTACTTGACCCCCAAGAAGCGTCTGACTGCTGAGGATCTTACCCCAACCTTGTTGCAATCACGCTCGTTCCACCTGATATGTTCTCCGAAACGATGCAGAGATCTTGTTGCAGAGATCGCATCACTTCGTAAGAAGGTTATGCCTGCCGAGTCGTACACCAAGCCCATCTTTATATGGGAACCGGTACCTGATTTGTGTACCCCCGACGAGCTGCTCAACTGCACCAACTGTCTGCCCCTTGTGGACATTTGCAGCCCAAACCATGCCGAACTAGCTGGCTTTATGGGCGATAGCGGGCTCGACCCAGAGACAGGTGAGATTTCAACAGTCGCCGTGGAGCGAGCCTGCGAGCAGCTCCTTGCCAGCATGCCCTTACAGTCCTTTACTCTTGTCGTTCGCGCTGGTGAAAAGGGGTGTTATATCGCGAAGAACGGAGGAAGGAAACGAGGGCGTGATCAAAAGACCACCAAACGACGAAAGAAGGACTACATTAGAGGCGGTCTACAACACGATACGGATATGGAGGCTCTGTTTGCTGGTTTACTCCAGGACGCCGACGGCTTTGTCGCACGCGAGGAGATCGAAGTCGATCCAGGTATTGAGAAATGGGTCCCTGCATTTCACACCGAGCCTTCAAAGGTTGTTGACCCTACCGGAGGTGGAAACACATTCTTAGGCGGCCTTGGGGTTGCGTTGGCACGAGGCGAAGGCATCGAAGAAGCTGTAGCCTGGGGAGCTGTCGCAGCAAGCTTCGCGATCGAACAGGTCGGCGTTCCGACGCTTGGTAGAGATGCAGAGGACTGCGAAACTTGGAACGGGCACAACGTGGAGGCTCGTCTGCGGGAGTTTCGTGGACGTCTATGA